Genomic window (Candidatus Nitrosocosmicus franklandus):
CTGATCATAGAAAAACAATCCCAAACCTGAAAACATCCTCTTGAGAGATTGCCAAAACATGAGATGTTTGTATTAAAAATGGGGTCCTCATAACATGATAACTTTGTAGCCACCATGCATGGTTAAATTATTAATCGATACTGCAAATAACCATAACGCTTACATACTTGCTTACTAAACTATGTTATGCTGTGCAAATACTCAACGGCAATTATTGGATCTAGCTGTTTGTGACTGGACTAGACCAAAGTAAAACCATCATACATTGGCAAACAAGGCTTCTATGGTTATATTTGCTCAGACAAAAATATAATTAATATTTGAATTCTAAATCTCAGTATCGTATCAAATCCAAAGCTAATCTTAGTTTGGTAATTTCTTCCTTTAGTATGCTAATATCTTCCTCATCCTTTGTATATTTCAATAATCTTTCACAAGCTTCAATTTGGGCCAACAATAATTCGCTTTTTCCCAGACAAAGGCTATGAGATGGCTCTAAGAAATGATACGAAATACTCTTTCCTCTTTCCTTGCATCCACTTGTTTTTGCCTCTACTAAATATCGTATTTCGTTTTCAATAATGTTCATGTCTATATAATACAGTACACATTAATAGTTATATCTTTAATGTAAATAGTATCAATACTGCTATATGAAATTTTGAGATATCATTTGATTGTTATTGACTACTTGTAAACTCAAGCATGGCTGATCATCTCTGGTAATGAAAAAAATCTCTAGTATAAGATCAAGATTGTTTGGTCCTGTAGTTTTATGTAAATAAAAAACTAATTAGGTTAACAATGTCAATGAAATAGACTATGATCTTTTTACATATGTAACAGATCTAAAACACTAGTTATAAATAATTTTTAGCTGCAAGTATTTAAAGAATGTTGATATATTGGATCATGATATGAAATTCAATATTCTTCGGATCTCAAAAAATCAGTCAACCCTAATTGTTTCTACAACAATATTTCTAACCTTGTTGCTAGCAACAACTGTTGTTTTGACAAATAACTTTGATACATCCTATGCTCAACAACAGAACACAACAAAAACGGGTACTTTTAATTATACTCAAACAGATGCTTCGGGTAATCCAGACTGGATAAATACTGGTAATTGGTCATTAGCTGGAATAGACTCCGAGTCGCCAACTTTTGAGGCTGTTATAAGTATGGTAAAGCCAAATGGATCTGCTGCTCATGAACATGAAGTTAGTGATTTAGCTGTTTCGGGACAACCATCCAATGAGAATGGTTCTATTATTATTGAAGGAACTACCACTATTACGATGAGAGAAGGCCCTGTAACGGAAGAACCTACTATAATTACATTAAATGAGACTACAATTTCAGTCTACTTTGATCCAGAAAAGATTGATGACCACTTTGGAAATCAATCAATAACAGGTTCAGTGATACAATAGATGAGAATACACTCATCTTCATTTCTTAAATAATGTTTTTGATTGTTTGTATGTACATGTTTTTACAGTAAACATATTCGTCTTTTTAATTGATTTTGAAGATTTAGTTATTCTTCAATCACCTTGAAACTTAGATGTTAATATTATACAAAATTTCCAAACAATTTTTTAACGCCTATTCATAGATACGATAATTTCCTTGTTTTAAAATGATTTGAACAAGGGTATATTGAATATAATGATCCTTACTAGTAATCTTTCCTCCGTCGACTTTTATCTCGATATAAAAATACTGATTCATGTTTATTTTGTTTCACTAATAAACAGCTTTGCTATTTTACCAAGCCAAGGCAAGGCTTGTGTGAGGATAATTAGGTTGATATAGAAATTATCTATCTAAAATCATTTCGTTAAATCCTTAAGAAAATAGAAGAATGTCAGAATACAAATTAACTGGACAAGAATGTAGGAGAGCTACCGGTATTGATAGCGTTCGATTTATTGCATACTTGTCATGTTGGCATTATCTCCTCCGATATACTTGAGTTCAAGCAATGAACCTGGATTCCATAGTTCTGTTGTTGCACCTCCACCTATTGCCTGCACAGGTCCGCTGGAGTCAGTAATTACGTATAGAGTACCGCCATCGGGACTTATTGCCAAGTCTCTATATCGGTTTTCTGATTGGAACATTTCAATTGGATCTTGTGAGAGACTTGTTTTATTATCGCTAAGGAAAAGTTGATAGATTTTACCACCCTTCAGAGTTGGCATAAGCAACGTACCATTCCATCCGGGAATTGTATCAGAGTCGTATAGGCGTAAACTAGATGGAGCTATGGTTGGATTACATATGTAAGCTAATTGACCACAATTATGATCGGTAAAATTATAATCATTTGAAACTGTGAAAAATGTGGTTATAGGAGGAACAAAGTTTGGCAAGTTAACTTCACTCTCGTTTGTAACTGAAACACCCGCTTCTATTCCTGCAGTTACATTTCTCGTATCTAGTTGTGGACACTGCTCTCCTGCTGATGACCAGTTAACGAATCTATATGCCTGATCATCTTGATAGCCCGCAATGTAGGGCCACCCATAGTTACCACCTGGTTGCAAACGATTTACCTCGTCATCTGAATTGGGGCCATGTTCAGAGACATAAAGATTACCATCCGGTCCTACAGTCAAACCCTGAGGATTACGATGTCCAAGAGTGAAAATATGACTTTGTACGCCATCTATCACGGGATTGTCTTCAGGGATGGATCCATCTGTATTCATTCTCAATACTTTGCCTTGGTAAGCAGTCCAATTCTGATTGGCCACATCTCCTGCAGTTGGAAGTGTTTGGGCTTCGATATCCAAACAATACAAAGACAGTTGATTTTTCCCTTGGTCACCTATTGTATAGTATAATTTACCGTCGAGTCCAAAAGCAAGACGTCCAGAGTTGTGATCTATACTTCCCTGAAGTCCGCTTATAACATCAATTGGTTCGCCAATTGTGTTAGTGTTGTTATCAAAAGTGAATCTGGTTATCTTTGTAAGGCGTTCAAGCTCATCTGTTGAATTATTGGCGTTGTAAGTATAAGCTACATAAAAATGACCATTATTTTTAAAGTTAGGATCAAGCACCATTCCCATTAGTCCATCCTGGCCCTGGGATTGATGAACACCTGGTACAGTTATATTATTTAATATGGTTCCATTTTGAGGATCAACCATTGTAATTGACTTTCCAAGCCGCTCTGTAATCCAAAGAATGTCATCTGGACCATAGATGATGTTATGAGGTTCGCTAAAATTTGAAGCAAGCAGTCTTACCTCAAAGCCTTCCTGACTTGGTAATCGTACATTATCATTGCTTTGTTGTGAAGCAGTGTTTTGAGAACTAATTGAATCGTTTATATCAAATGGTGCCGCAGATGGATCTTCTTGCGCGTGGACAACATTTAGGTTTGAAGAAGACAAATAACTCAAAATAGTCGTAGGCATCATGGTAACTAGCAAAAGACCGAAAACAACTGCCAGCAAATATATTGATGATAATTTCATGTTATATCGTGATGATCAAAGTATTAATAATACGACTAAATTAGTTCAATATTTTTGATTGAAGGGTAAAATCACGTAATATTTATGATGAATATTATAAATGATTATTATTTATGTTATATGTGCTGTATTATTCGTCATCCTACTATTTTCTTGATGATTTCTTTTCTCTAAATAGTCTATGATTGATTACTGCTCTATTATCATCTTCTTTAATTGTGTTTACAGTAATTTGAATTGTAGGAAAAGGGTATTAGATCATGAATGGAATCACTAAGAATTCACTTCAGGAAAACAAAATTGAGTTTTATAAATAAATGGTCAAAAAAAATTCGATTATGTTACTATTACCTTGCCAACTAAAGCTGGATGTAATGTACAATGATAATCAAATTCCCCTGCTGTGTCAAAAGTATGCTCAAATGTTGTACCGGGTCCAGTCAATGCAGTAGGGCCTTCTATACCTGAATCAAATAATGCTCCTGCATCAGGATCTCCAGGAAGACCAGAAGTTACTGTATGAAAAGCAATATCATTATTTGTCCAAACAACTGTTTGACCCACTTTTACTTGTACCGGATCCGGATCATATCCATTTTCTGTAAGTGTAGCAGACCCATTTACAATGGATACTTCCACTTGATTTCCTTGTGCATATGCGTCATCAAAGTTTCCATTCAAACCAAGTATGAGAATACTCATCGCTGAAGCTACACATAGTGTCAGATATGTGAAATTCTTATTCATGTTCACTTGTATTCAAAATAGTATTTAAGTGTGAAATAAATACATTATATTACTATATTATACCCTACGTAACTGATAAACCAAATAAATTATACTGAATGTTATTCATGCTGTTTAAATCGCGCTCAAATAATAAAGTCAAAAAGGCTCCTTTTGATAGTTAGTAAGACAATCAAAATAATATCCGAAAATAAAGTTGTCGAAATAACCTAGAAATTTAAGATTCTTAGCAAGGTATGATTGTTTTCATGGCTAACTAAATAAAGTTACTATGTTTATTATCACTGCGCTTGTAATCTGCTAATCCATATGTTTTTTTGAACGATAAACTTCCTTGAACTTCCTTAAGAACATTCTGTGGAGGACCTTCTGCAATAACATATTTGTTAAAACATACTACCCAAGGAGAATGATTAGCTATGTGAGTTATGTCATGTGTGGACAAAATTACAGTCATACCATTGTTATTGAGGTTCTTTAGTATGTCAAATATCTTCTCCCTAGATACATAGTCAAGGCCCGTCGTGGGTTCATCTAAAATGAGAACATCAGGATTTCTAATCAAGGCTCTACCCAAAAATACTCTTTGTTGTTCACCACCAGAAAGTGCTCTAATATGCCGTTTTTCATATCCACCCAAACCCAATATTCTTAACACATCTTTAATTTGGTTTTTTAATTTCTTGTCGATCCATGGAAGATAATAACTCTTGTAATTCCATGATCCCATGGCAATAACTTCATGAACAGAAACTGGAAAGTTCCAATCAATAGTTTCTATTTGAGGAACATAGCCAATAGATGGATAATAAAAGATCGAATCGCAATCATTATTACAGATATATTCTATGTCTCCGTTCCATGGTTCATAAATCCTGCACAATAGTTTTAGCAGAATGGTTTTTCCAGATCCACTTTGACTCATCAACTATAAACACAAATATTTCCTTCTGGAATGAATAGTCAAGTCAACTCTTTCTATAACCTATTCCTGATATTAAAATCCTCAGTAGGAATATTTGTGACTTTTAGATATTAAAGGTGATCAAGCCAGATAATAGGTAAACAGATTAAGGAAAGTTTAAATCGTCCCAATATGAGGGATTTATCGTAGTGCAGTATTGTCTAATACAGTAATTATCGTCATTCTCCTCTGATCCCATGTCTTAAAAACGTTCTAAGATTAAATGCTAAAATGTTATATAATCACTACATTAAGGACATCGTATCATAAATCTAAGCAACATAATCATTGTATTAATTTAACAAAGTTGAAAGGGGGGAGGGATAACGTTATATCTAAAATATGCGATGATATCTTTGTGCATATAGTGATAAATACTCTAAATTCCATTTCCAGTAGATATGCACCAAGTAGGGTCTTGTCATTTAGTCCTGCCCATGTCTTTAAAACTTTGCAGTTAATAAATAGAGAAAGATATGTCAGCCGATTCTTGTTGGTAAGGGAATTGGAATTGGGAGAAGGTTCCATTAAGACGTTGATAAAACATCTGAAAATGGAAAAGATGATTATCACTACAAATAAAGGCACAACAATGTCAGAGAAGGGTGCAAAGATTTTTGAACAACTGTCCAAATACATTCCGTCTGAATTAGAAATTCCGCAAAGTTCGATTTCTATTTCTAAATTTAATTATGCTATTTTGCTGATATATATGAGCAATGCAATTAGGCAAGGAATTGAGCAAAGAGATGCAGCTATAAAGATGGGTGCAAAAGGGGCTACCACATTGATCTTTGAAAACGGAAAGTTTTCGATCCCCGGTTCAAAGTACAATGTTCTGAGAAATGAAAAATCTCTTGAACTGCTTTTAAAGGATGGATTAAGGCCTATCAATAATGACGTCATTATAATCGGAAGTGATGACTCTAGTCTTATCTTGGCCGAGCTAGCTGCAAAGGCTGCTGCCCTTTACACTCTAGAAAATCATGGAGACCACAAAGAACTGAAATTAATAGCAAATGAAAATAGAGTCGTCTATAAGAATAATGGATAATTGAGTAATCCCATAATAGAATCGATCACAGTCTTTTCTAAACAACATCTTCTTATCTATTTCGTTTTATGATTGTATGGATTACTACAGGTAAATATTTAGATGAGATACTTTCAGCTCTGATTGAATTTTCATCCAAATCAGAAATAATCAGCTTGTGTTCTTTTGTATAATCTACTTACGTTAAACATGAACGATAAATAGTTTGCAATAAAATATGTTACAGAACGATAGATTTTTTGGACGGTTTATCCTTTTGCATGGGATCTGACTGCTGTTATCAAAAGTCATTTATTACATAACATTATTTACAAAAACTTGATTCATGTCAAATCGACCAATAGAAAGCAGTGACTTTAAGAATGATCCCAGCATTCTAAATTTAAATAGGGTCGTCTTCATTGGGAGGACATTTTCTGAGTATATGAAGATGTTCAATTTGTCTCCTTTCCAG
Coding sequences:
- a CDS encoding glucose/sorbosone family PQQ-dependent dehydrogenase, with the translated sequence MKLSSIYLLAVVFGLLLVTMMPTTILSYLSSSNLNVVHAQEDPSAAPFDINDSISSQNTASQQSNDNVRLPSQEGFEVRLLASNFSEPHNIIYGPDDILWITERLGKSITMVDPQNGTILNNITVPGVHQSQGQDGLMGMVLDPNFKNNGHFYVAYTYNANNSTDELERLTKITRFTFDNNTNTIGEPIDVISGLQGSIDHNSGRLAFGLDGKLYYTIGDQGKNQLSLYCLDIEAQTLPTAGDVANQNWTAYQGKVLRMNTDGSIPEDNPVIDGVQSHIFTLGHRNPQGLTVGPDGNLYVSEHGPNSDDEVNRLQPGGNYGWPYIAGYQDDQAYRFVNWSSAGEQCPQLDTRNVTAGIEAGVSVTNESEVNLPNFVPPITTFFTVSNDYNFTDHNCGQLAYICNPTIAPSSLRLYDSDTIPGWNGTLLMPTLKGGKIYQLFLSDNKTSLSQDPIEMFQSENRYRDLAISPDGGTLYVITDSSGPVQAIGGGATTELWNPGSLLELKYIGGDNANMTSMQ
- a CDS encoding cupredoxin domain-containing protein, with the protein product MNKNFTYLTLCVASAMSILILGLNGNFDDAYAQGNQVEVSIVNGSATLTENGYDPDPVQVKVGQTVVWTNNDIAFHTVTSGLPGDPDAGALFDSGIEGPTALTGPGTTFEHTFDTAGEFDYHCTLHPALVGKVIVT
- a CDS encoding metal ABC transporter ATP-binding protein, whose amino-acid sequence is MSQSGSGKTILLKLLCRIYEPWNGDIEYICNNDCDSIFYYPSIGYVPQIETIDWNFPVSVHEVIAMGSWNYKSYYLPWIDKKLKNQIKDVLRILGLGGYEKRHIRALSGGEQQRVFLGRALIRNPDVLILDEPTTGLDYVSREKIFDILKNLNNNGMTVILSTHDITHIANHSPWVVCFNKYVIAEGPPQNVLKEVQGSLSFKKTYGLADYKRSDNKHSNFI
- a CDS encoding DUF4443 domain-containing protein, which encodes MHIVINTLNSISSRYAPSRVLSFSPAHVFKTLQLINRERYVSRFLLVRELELGEGSIKTLIKHLKMEKMIITTNKGTTMSEKGAKIFEQLSKYIPSELEIPQSSISISKFNYAILLIYMSNAIRQGIEQRDAAIKMGAKGATTLIFENGKFSIPGSKYNVLRNEKSLELLLKDGLRPINNDVIIIGSDDSSLILAELAAKAAALYTLENHGDHKELKLIANENRVVYKNNG